One region of Priestia megaterium genomic DNA includes:
- a CDS encoding MDR family MFS transporter — MVSSEKHIRFIVAGLLLGIFMSAMDNTIVATAMGKIISDLGGLDKFVWVTSAYMVAVMAGMPIFGKLSDMYGRKRFFIFGLTVFLLGSALCGLAQSIVQLSIYRAIQGIGGGALLPIAFTIVFDIFPPEKRGKMTGLLGAVFGSASVFGPLLGAYITEYISWHWVFYVNVPIGLLSLFFIMRFYKESKSHKKQKIDWAGAATLVISVVSLMFALELGGKEYEWSSPQILSLFAIFAVALSLFFFVEKRAQEPIISFWMFKRRLFATSQILAFLYGATFIILTVFIPIFVQAVYGGSATNAGLILTPMMLGSVAGSAIGGIFLTKTSFRNLMIMSVFSFAVGMFLLGTMEPDTPRWMLTVFMILTGFGVGFSFSLLPTSSTHKLDPQFRGSANSTNSFARSLGMTLGVTIFGTIQSNTFTNELQRNFQGMGNGSQGAFSQIGDPSAVFQSSARNSIPPQILDKIVDAMSTSITYAFMLALIPIAVAIITVFLMGNERVEVPPKKRVEAKEPAAQK, encoded by the coding sequence ATGGTTTCATCAGAAAAACATATTCGTTTTATCGTAGCAGGATTGCTGCTCGGTATTTTTATGTCAGCCATGGATAATACCATCGTAGCGACGGCTATGGGGAAAATCATTTCTGATCTAGGCGGATTAGATAAGTTTGTTTGGGTTACGTCCGCTTATATGGTTGCCGTGATGGCAGGTATGCCGATATTTGGTAAACTATCTGATATGTACGGCCGTAAACGGTTTTTTATTTTTGGGTTAACCGTATTCTTACTTGGATCCGCATTGTGTGGTTTAGCACAAAGCATTGTGCAGCTAAGTATTTACCGAGCGATTCAAGGAATTGGAGGAGGAGCGCTTCTTCCGATTGCTTTTACCATCGTATTTGATATTTTCCCTCCTGAAAAACGCGGGAAAATGACGGGATTATTAGGTGCCGTTTTTGGCTCAGCAAGCGTATTTGGTCCACTTCTCGGTGCTTACATTACGGAATACATCAGCTGGCACTGGGTGTTTTACGTGAACGTGCCAATTGGACTTTTATCGTTATTTTTTATTATGCGCTTTTATAAAGAGTCAAAAAGTCATAAAAAGCAAAAAATTGACTGGGCTGGTGCAGCCACTCTTGTCATTTCAGTAGTAAGTTTAATGTTTGCTCTTGAACTTGGAGGAAAAGAGTATGAGTGGTCTTCTCCGCAAATTTTATCTCTTTTTGCTATCTTTGCTGTGGCGCTGTCACTCTTCTTTTTTGTGGAAAAGCGCGCGCAAGAGCCGATTATTTCATTTTGGATGTTCAAGCGCCGTTTATTTGCAACATCACAGATTCTCGCTTTCTTATACGGAGCAACGTTTATTATTTTAACGGTATTTATTCCTATTTTCGTTCAAGCTGTCTACGGAGGTTCTGCTACAAATGCAGGTTTAATTTTAACTCCGATGATGTTAGGCTCAGTAGCAGGAAGTGCGATCGGCGGGATTTTTCTCACAAAAACAAGCTTCCGAAACTTGATGATTATGTCCGTTTTTTCATTTGCAGTAGGAATGTTCTTGTTAGGAACAATGGAACCTGATACACCTCGTTGGATGCTCACGGTATTTATGATTTTGACTGGATTTGGCGTAGGGTTTAGCTTTTCTCTTTTACCAACGTCGTCAACTCATAAGCTAGATCCACAGTTTAGAGGTTCTGCCAACTCAACAAACTCATTTGCTCGTTCTTTAGGAATGACGCTGGGAGTTACGATTTTTGGAACGATTCAAAGCAATACATTTACAAATGAGCTGCAGCGCAATTTTCAAGGTATGGGAAATGGATCACAAGGAGCATTTTCTCAAATAGGAGATCCGAGTGCAGTTTTTCAATCAAGTGCCCGAAACAGCATTCCGCCTCAAATATTAGATAAGATTGTTGATGCTATGTCTACATCGATCACGTATGCATTTATGCTTGCTCTTATTCCAATTGCAGTAGCTATTATTACTGTCTTTTTAATGGGAAATGAACGAGTGGAAGTTCCCCCTAAAAAGCGGGTAGAAGCTAAGGAACCGGCAGCTCAAAAATAG
- a CDS encoding PadR family transcriptional regulator codes for MSVKLVILGLLMEGNKHPYEIQQTINERQMKHYIKLASGSLYYAFDTLEKDQLVKVVDVIRETNRPEKTVYSITDAGREEFERLYFEQLLKKEHMHRPVYAALSFTSYVDQKKVASALEKKIEETAAYLEKMQNLYQVKKVDHSIANLSIIMRTIMHLKVELTWFTHLLEAAKSSKLTEVDDGYFKDVEKIVDEF; via the coding sequence ATGAGTGTTAAATTAGTCATACTGGGCTTATTAATGGAAGGAAATAAGCACCCTTATGAAATTCAGCAAACCATTAATGAAAGACAAATGAAGCACTATATTAAACTTGCAAGCGGTTCTTTATATTACGCTTTTGATACGCTCGAAAAAGATCAGTTGGTGAAAGTAGTCGATGTGATTCGAGAGACGAACAGACCTGAAAAGACCGTTTATTCTATCACGGATGCAGGAAGAGAAGAATTTGAACGCCTTTATTTTGAACAGCTGTTAAAAAAAGAGCATATGCATAGACCTGTTTATGCTGCTCTTTCATTTACTTCTTACGTGGATCAAAAAAAAGTGGCTTCTGCTTTAGAAAAAAAGATTGAGGAAACGGCAGCTTATTTAGAAAAAATGCAAAATTTGTACCAAGTTAAAAAGGTCGATCATTCCATTGCAAATCTGTCGATCATTATGCGCACGATTATGCATTTGAAAGTAGAACTAACTTGGTTCACTCATTTACTCGAAGCGGCGAAAAGCAGCAAGCTTACAGAAGTAGATGATGGTTATTTTAAAGACGTTGAAAAAATCGTAGATGAGTTTTAA
- a CDS encoding OsmC family protein → MAKHHFHLQANWPGGRNEVGTIEAGQLKTSISIPPEMDGPGAGTNPDEMLLGAAATCYIITLAAMLERSGIHQEALTMESEAIVDVTNGVFTYEKIIHKPHVIVTPKFAAQEEKINRLIKKAETSCMISRAIQGNVEIELEPQLTVKA, encoded by the coding sequence ATGGCAAAACATCACTTTCATTTGCAAGCGAATTGGCCAGGAGGCCGAAATGAAGTGGGAACAATTGAAGCAGGGCAATTAAAAACAAGCATTTCTATTCCACCAGAAATGGACGGGCCAGGAGCCGGGACAAATCCAGATGAAATGCTGCTAGGAGCAGCAGCCACCTGCTACATTATCACGCTTGCAGCGATGCTAGAAAGAAGTGGAATCCATCAGGAGGCTTTAACGATGGAATCAGAAGCTATCGTGGACGTAACGAATGGTGTGTTTACGTACGAAAAAATCATTCATAAACCTCACGTGATCGTCACACCTAAATTTGCGGCCCAAGAAGAGAAAATCAATCGACTTATAAAAAAAGCAGAAACGTCCTGTATGATTTCAAGAGCCATTCAAGGAAATGTAGAGATCGAATTAGAACCTCAGCTCACAGTAAAAGCGTAA